Proteins co-encoded in one Phoenix dactylifera cultivar Barhee BC4 unplaced genomic scaffold, palm_55x_up_171113_PBpolish2nd_filt_p 000683F, whole genome shotgun sequence genomic window:
- the LOC120106911 gene encoding LRR receptor-like serine/threonine-protein kinase FEI 1 — protein MPCLIVVKFTEYMQSGRATEKTDVYSFGVLVLEVLSGKRPTDSSFTEKDLNILGWLNFLVLEDRQREIIDPHCDGVQIESLDALLSVAIQCVSSAPEERPTMHRMVQLLESEVMTPCLSDFYDSNSD, from the exons ATGCCTTGTCTGATTGTGGTCAAATTTACAGAGTATATGCAAAGTGGTAGGGCAACAGAAAAAACAGATGTATACAGCTTTGGAGTCTTGGTGCTGGAAGTTTTGAGTGGGAAACGACCCACTGATTCATCATTCACTGAGAAAGACTTGAATATTCTAGGATGG TTGAATTTCTTGGTCCTTGAGGACCGTCAAAGAGAAATAATTGATCCACACTGCGATGGCGTGCAGATTGAAAGCCTGGATGCTTTGCTCTCTGTTGCCATTCAGTGTGTTTCCTCAGCTCCAGAAGAGCGGCCTACAATGCACAGAATGGTGCAATTATTGGAGTCAGAGGTTATGACACCGTGTCTGAGTGACTTTTATGACTCTAACTCAGATTAG